From the Paenibacillus sp. FSL H8-0548 genome, one window contains:
- the miaA gene encoding tRNA (adenosine(37)-N6)-dimethylallyltransferase MiaA yields the protein MQLSQDEQPVRKKPLLVLIGPTAVGKTRMSLDIAKAWNAEIISGDSMQVYRGMDIGTAKIAMEEREGIPHHLIDICEPDQAYSAADFQAGATEAISQISERGKLPFIVGGTGLYVESVCYQFQFADIGSDEAFRQEQERYAAEHGAEALHARLAAIDPPAGERLHPNDLRRVIRALEVFHLTGQTFSEQQAGQTKESPYELCVIGLTMDRSELYRRIEQRVDLMMEQGLVEEVRALLDRDLPPAAVAMQGLGYKEIADYLQGNCTLEAAVELLKRDTRRFAKRQLSWFRHMKDIHWIDMEGNFHNNLQTVHGIIAGKFQVNLEYNSNQSF from the coding sequence ATGCAGCTTAGCCAAGACGAGCAGCCGGTTCGAAAGAAGCCGCTGCTCGTCCTCATAGGCCCAACGGCTGTTGGCAAGACACGTATGAGCCTTGATATTGCTAAAGCCTGGAATGCAGAAATTATCTCGGGCGATTCCATGCAGGTGTATCGAGGGATGGACATTGGAACAGCTAAAATTGCCATGGAAGAGCGTGAAGGAATTCCGCATCATTTGATCGACATTTGCGAGCCGGATCAAGCATATTCTGCTGCTGATTTTCAAGCAGGTGCGACGGAGGCGATCAGTCAAATATCGGAGCGCGGCAAGCTGCCTTTTATCGTTGGCGGTACTGGGCTGTATGTGGAATCGGTATGTTACCAATTTCAGTTTGCGGATATTGGATCAGACGAAGCATTCCGTCAGGAGCAGGAGCGCTATGCAGCCGAGCATGGGGCAGAAGCCTTGCACGCACGCCTTGCTGCAATTGACCCTCCAGCCGGCGAGAGATTGCACCCTAATGATTTGCGCCGCGTCATACGAGCATTAGAGGTTTTTCATCTGACTGGACAGACTTTTTCTGAGCAGCAAGCGGGTCAAACGAAGGAGTCGCCCTATGAGCTTTGCGTGATCGGTTTGACTATGGACCGTTCGGAGTTGTATCGTAGAATAGAGCAGCGGGTAGATTTGATGATGGAGCAAGGCTTAGTAGAAGAGGTGAGAGCGCTACTTGATAGGGATTTGCCGCCAGCAGCGGTAGCGATGCAGGGCCTTGGCTACAAGGAAATTGCTGATTATTTGCAAGGAAACTGCACGCTCGAAGCCGCCGTGGAGCTTTTAAAACGGGATACGAGAAGGTTTGCCAAGCGTCAGCTCTCATGGTTTCGACATATGAAGGATATCCATTGGATTGACATGGAAGGAAATTTTCACAACAATTTGCAGACTGTTCATGGTATAATAGCAGGAAAGTTTCAAGTTAATCTTGAATATAATTCTAATCAATCTTTTTAA
- a CDS encoding class I SAM-dependent methyltransferase, translating to MIVTTTAKPSSRAIDQASRLSAELSAFLKARGNLTVNKLLTLTDDKRLIVVTENEVRYYDGQSEIPLYFHPSMAFVRVKRLRRGETDPLIQLSGCEEGDHIIDCTAGLASDSLVFAYAAGPTGSVTAIESEPVLCALVREGLSGYETNLPDVNEAMRRIEMINNNHLNYLSELPDKSVDIVYFDPMFRKPIHESSSMEPLRAIANMDELTIASIEQAKRVARKSVVLKEHQASGEFLRLGFERRHVNTSKIAYGVIQL from the coding sequence GTGATTGTTACCACAACGGCAAAGCCATCCTCTCGGGCAATAGATCAAGCCTCGCGCCTCTCAGCGGAGCTTTCAGCATTTCTTAAGGCAAGAGGGAATTTGACGGTAAATAAGCTTTTAACCTTGACGGACGATAAGCGCTTGATTGTGGTGACGGAAAACGAGGTTCGTTATTATGATGGACAATCGGAGATACCGCTTTATTTTCATCCGAGTATGGCATTTGTTCGAGTGAAACGTTTGCGGCGCGGAGAAACGGATCCGCTTATACAGCTATCTGGCTGTGAAGAAGGAGATCATATTATCGACTGTACCGCAGGCCTCGCGTCGGATTCACTCGTTTTCGCATATGCCGCTGGCCCTACGGGAAGTGTAACTGCGATTGAAAGCGAGCCAGTGCTTTGTGCACTTGTACGCGAGGGATTGTCAGGCTATGAAACCAATCTGCCAGATGTCAATGAAGCGATGAGACGCATCGAGATGATCAATAATAATCATTTGAATTACTTAAGCGAGCTGCCTGATAAGAGTGTTGACATCGTATATTTTGATCCGATGTTCAGGAAGCCCATCCATGAATCAAGTTCAATGGAGCCGCTTAGAGCGATTGCCAACATGGATGAACTAACTATTGCATCCATTGAGCAAGCAAAACGAGTGGCCCGCAAGAGTGTAGTTCTAAAGGAGCATCAAGCGAGTGGCGAGTTTTTAAGGCTCGGCTTTGAGCGTCGCCATGTCAATACTTCGAAAATTGCATATGGAGTGATTCAGCTTTGA
- the mutL gene encoding DNA mismatch repair endonuclease MutL has protein sequence MGKIKVLDEQLANQIAAGEVVERPASVVKELVENAVDAGSTTVDISIEEGGLSMIRVIDNGYGIEASDIVTAFYRHATSKISTSSDLFRIASLGFRGEALPSIAAVSRLQCISSETSTGLARKIVIEGGKITVDEPANAPQGTEMIVQDLFYNTPARLKYMKAIQTELGHISDFINRIALAHPGIAFTFKHNGNVLLRTLGTGDRLQVIAAVYGSNTAKVMLPIEAETSDYELRGYISKPELTRANRNGITAIVNGRFIRSHTINQSLLQAYHTLLPINRFPLAILELGMHPSLLDVNVHPSKMEVRFSKEPELRAMIEKAVKDVLGRQRHIPGPESSTKAERSKPLFVQDAISFHRPEPMEESFKPFQAQPQANKPQGTSYKQPAIDREYVPRNAAEKLYAPPSPSSESQALREASAPWEQAASALADTVNTVHDRMKEQLQSQRDAAPQADKGDIVNSELPSADNQLGDAAIASSSSVEPPIAMLPSDGDAPDDQPSFPELYWIGQHHGTYIVAQSEEGLYLIDQHAAHERINYEYYYQKFGNPQAASQQLLVPLTLEFTAGEASQLRELLPLFAQAGVEVEPFGAQTFLVRAYPEWMPQGEEQALLEEMAELLITERKSINIGKLREKAAIMCSCKASIKANDRMNREEGETLLARLANCKQPYTCPHGRPIIVHLSTYQLEKMFKRVMS, from the coding sequence ATGGGAAAAATTAAAGTGCTGGACGAGCAGCTTGCTAACCAAATCGCAGCGGGAGAGGTCGTTGAGCGGCCCGCTTCGGTCGTCAAGGAGCTGGTTGAGAATGCGGTTGATGCAGGCAGCACAACCGTCGATATTTCGATTGAAGAAGGCGGCTTGTCCATGATCAGAGTCATTGATAATGGCTATGGCATTGAGGCATCGGATATCGTTACAGCGTTTTATCGTCATGCAACGAGTAAAATCTCTACGAGCAGCGATCTCTTTCGTATAGCGAGCTTAGGCTTCCGAGGCGAGGCTTTGCCGAGTATTGCCGCCGTATCACGGCTGCAATGCATTTCATCTGAGACTTCAACAGGCCTTGCGCGCAAAATCGTTATTGAAGGCGGCAAGATTACAGTAGATGAACCTGCCAATGCGCCGCAAGGGACAGAAATGATTGTACAGGATTTATTTTATAACACGCCTGCGCGTCTTAAATATATGAAGGCTATTCAAACAGAGCTAGGCCATATTTCAGATTTTATTAACCGCATCGCTCTAGCGCATCCGGGAATTGCATTTACGTTTAAGCATAATGGAAATGTGCTGCTTCGTACACTAGGAACAGGCGACAGGCTTCAGGTCATAGCGGCAGTGTATGGCTCGAATACTGCGAAGGTCATGCTGCCGATTGAAGCGGAGACCTCTGATTATGAGCTGAGAGGTTATATTTCGAAGCCCGAGCTGACTAGGGCGAATCGAAATGGAATTACCGCAATCGTTAATGGACGTTTCATTCGAAGCCATACGATCAATCAGTCGCTGCTGCAAGCGTATCATACGCTGCTGCCGATCAATCGTTTTCCATTAGCGATACTAGAGCTTGGCATGCACCCGAGCTTGCTCGATGTGAATGTGCATCCATCGAAGATGGAGGTTAGATTCAGCAAGGAGCCAGAGCTTCGGGCGATGATTGAAAAGGCAGTCAAGGACGTGCTGGGCCGTCAGCGCCATATTCCAGGCCCGGAGTCCAGCACCAAAGCTGAGCGGTCTAAGCCGCTCTTTGTACAGGATGCCATCTCCTTTCACCGGCCTGAGCCGATGGAGGAGTCCTTCAAGCCGTTTCAGGCTCAGCCGCAGGCGAATAAGCCACAGGGGACGAGCTACAAGCAGCCAGCTATTGACCGGGAATATGTGCCTCGCAATGCAGCTGAGAAGCTGTATGCACCTCCTTCGCCGAGCAGCGAGAGCCAGGCTCTTCGCGAGGCTTCAGCTCCGTGGGAGCAGGCTGCATCTGCCTTAGCAGATACCGTGAACACGGTACATGACCGTATGAAGGAGCAATTGCAATCCCAGCGCGATGCCGCTCCGCAAGCGGATAAAGGAGATATTGTGAACTCTGAGCTGCCATCAGCTGATAATCAGTTAGGCGATGCTGCAATAGCAAGCTCTTCCTCTGTTGAGCCTCCGATTGCCATGCTGCCTAGCGATGGCGATGCACCGGATGACCAGCCTTCCTTTCCTGAGCTGTACTGGATCGGGCAGCATCACGGCACTTATATTGTTGCGCAATCAGAGGAGGGACTGTATTTAATTGATCAGCACGCGGCGCATGAGCGTATAAATTATGAATATTATTATCAGAAATTCGGAAATCCTCAGGCAGCTAGTCAACAGCTGCTTGTACCTTTAACGCTGGAATTTACGGCTGGAGAGGCATCACAGCTGAGGGAGCTGCTGCCGCTGTTTGCTCAGGCAGGAGTTGAGGTTGAGCCTTTTGGCGCCCAAACCTTCCTCGTTCGCGCTTACCCGGAATGGATGCCGCAAGGGGAGGAGCAAGCGCTGCTCGAGGAAATGGCTGAGCTGCTTATTACGGAACGAAAGTCGATTAATATCGGAAAGCTGCGTGAGAAAGCAGCGATCATGTGCTCCTGCAAAGCGTCCATTAAGGCGAATGACAGGATGAACCGGGAAGAGGGCGAAACGCTTCTCGCAAGGCTTGCGAATTGCAAGCAGCCCTATACATGTCCGCATGGACGACCTATTATTGTACACCTTTCAACTTATCAGCTGGAAAAAATGTTTAAGCGGGTGATGTCGTGA
- the mutS gene encoding DNA mismatch repair protein MutS, with product MAGYTPMILQYLAIKEEAKDAFLFFRLGDFYEMFFEDAIAASRELEITLTGREGGGEQKIPMCGVPYHSAENYINRLVEKGYKVAICEQVEDPAVAKGVVRREIVRIITPGTVMESKALEGKTNNFIAAIVRVGGMLGLSACDLSTGELYVTSFPEHIEALIDEINVYQPSELVGDSELLSQVQSTAVWNKQLLLTAREPMAADKLAEQFGKDELVKISGARLQAVSVLTGYLEETQKRSLGHVRTISSYEPNQYMILDHYTRRNLELTETVRDRNKKGSLLWLLDRTQTSMGARLLRRWIDKPLLSSAAVEARLEAVETLYLNLILRDDLRSELQPIYDLERLVGRVAFGSANGRDLNALRSSLRRIPQLTAICEQSGSEVLRALVDGADECSDLADLIETVLVEDPPVTIREGGLIRAGYDSYLDQLREASTNGKKWLAELERQEREATGIKTLKIGYNRIFGYYLEVSKANLSMLPEGRYERKQTLANAERFVTPELKEKERLILEAEDKMVDLEHARFIELRDHLSEHLHRLQKAAAIIAELDVYQSLSTVSAERRFTRPRVVEGYDLHIEDGKHPVVEAMMDGTPFISNGTALSKDEQWMLLITGPNMAGKSTYMRQVALICIMAQIGCFVPAKSAVIPLIDRIFTRIGAADDLIGGQSTFMVEMKDIQIMTEKATSNSLVIIDELGRGTSTGEGMAIAQAVIEYVHHHIGCKALVSTHFHELAHLEESLPALANARMAVEESGDNVTFLRKLIPGAASTSYGIYCAQLAGLPQSIIGRAYELLDETLEFEVAKIEPPKSSIAYAQPSSIPNEASTQTERVMESRGIVQLSIFDEPAAASEAEPARKKASPKAEQLAEQLRKLDLFNLTPMQAMQWLNDMKSKLNS from the coding sequence ATGGCTGGATATACTCCAATGATTTTGCAATATCTCGCAATTAAAGAAGAGGCGAAGGATGCTTTTTTATTTTTTCGATTAGGCGATTTTTATGAAATGTTTTTTGAGGATGCCATCGCAGCCTCGCGCGAGCTGGAAATTACGTTGACAGGCCGTGAAGGCGGCGGTGAACAAAAAATTCCAATGTGCGGCGTCCCTTATCATTCGGCTGAGAACTATATTAACAGACTCGTTGAAAAAGGCTACAAGGTAGCGATCTGCGAGCAGGTGGAGGATCCTGCTGTTGCGAAGGGTGTCGTACGGCGAGAAATTGTCCGCATTATTACGCCAGGTACAGTCATGGAATCGAAGGCGCTTGAAGGCAAGACGAACAACTTCATTGCCGCCATCGTCCGTGTTGGCGGGATGCTAGGTCTTTCGGCTTGTGATCTTTCAACGGGCGAGCTCTATGTAACTTCATTCCCTGAGCATATCGAAGCGCTGATTGATGAAATCAATGTTTATCAGCCTTCGGAGCTAGTTGGCGACAGTGAGCTGCTTAGCCAAGTGCAATCGACTGCGGTTTGGAACAAGCAGCTGCTGCTTACTGCACGGGAGCCCATGGCAGCGGATAAGCTGGCAGAGCAGTTCGGCAAGGATGAGCTGGTCAAAATATCAGGAGCACGGCTGCAAGCCGTAAGCGTCCTGACTGGTTATTTGGAGGAAACGCAGAAGCGCTCCCTTGGACATGTAAGAACGATATCAAGCTATGAGCCGAATCAATATATGATTTTGGACCATTATACACGAAGAAATTTGGAGCTGACCGAAACGGTCCGCGATCGGAACAAGAAGGGTTCTCTGCTGTGGCTGCTGGATCGGACGCAGACGTCAATGGGAGCGCGTTTGCTGCGCCGCTGGATAGATAAGCCGCTGCTTAGCAGCGCAGCTGTTGAAGCTCGGCTCGAAGCGGTTGAGACGCTGTATCTTAATTTAATATTAAGAGACGATTTGCGTTCGGAGCTGCAGCCAATTTATGATCTTGAGCGTCTCGTAGGCAGAGTAGCTTTTGGCAGTGCGAATGGTCGCGATCTGAATGCGCTGCGCAGCTCGCTGCGTCGTATTCCGCAGCTTACTGCGATTTGTGAGCAATCGGGATCAGAGGTGCTGAGGGCGCTAGTTGATGGCGCGGATGAGTGTTCTGATTTGGCTGACCTTATTGAGACCGTACTTGTCGAGGACCCACCGGTTACGATTAGAGAGGGTGGATTGATCCGCGCGGGCTATGACAGCTATTTGGACCAGCTCCGCGAGGCGAGCACGAATGGGAAGAAATGGCTGGCTGAGCTGGAGCGTCAGGAGCGTGAAGCGACTGGCATCAAGACGTTGAAGATCGGCTATAATCGCATTTTTGGCTATTACCTGGAAGTTTCCAAAGCCAATCTGTCGATGCTGCCAGAGGGAAGGTATGAGCGCAAGCAGACGCTGGCGAATGCCGAGCGCTTTGTAACGCCGGAGCTGAAAGAAAAGGAAAGACTTATTCTTGAAGCAGAGGACAAAATGGTCGATTTGGAGCATGCGCGGTTTATTGAGCTTCGCGACCATTTATCGGAGCATCTGCACAGACTTCAAAAGGCTGCGGCAATAATCGCCGAACTTGACGTTTATCAATCGTTATCAACGGTGAGCGCCGAGCGTCGTTTTACTCGACCAAGGGTGGTTGAAGGCTATGATTTGCATATAGAGGATGGGAAGCACCCCGTCGTTGAAGCGATGATGGACGGCACTCCTTTTATTTCCAACGGAACCGCTCTAAGCAAGGACGAGCAATGGATGCTGCTGATTACCGGGCCTAATATGGCAGGGAAAAGCACCTACATGCGCCAAGTCGCGCTCATTTGCATCATGGCTCAAATCGGCTGCTTCGTGCCCGCCAAGTCAGCGGTCATACCGCTAATTGATCGGATTTTCACTAGAATCGGCGCAGCAGATGATCTGATTGGCGGTCAAAGCACGTTCATGGTTGAAATGAAGGACATTCAGATTATGACTGAAAAAGCGACCTCGAATAGCCTTGTTATTATTGATGAGCTTGGCCGTGGAACGTCAACGGGTGAAGGTATGGCGATTGCGCAGGCGGTTATTGAATATGTGCATCATCATATCGGCTGCAAAGCGCTCGTATCGACACATTTCCATGAGCTGGCTCATTTGGAGGAATCTTTGCCTGCGCTTGCAAATGCACGTATGGCCGTCGAGGAAAGCGGCGATAATGTAACGTTTCTGCGAAAGCTAATTCCTGGCGCAGCAAGCACCAGCTATGGCATCTATTGCGCTCAGCTAGCGGGACTGCCGCAGTCTATTATTGGCAGAGCCTACGAGCTGCTTGATGAAACGCTTGAATTCGAGGTTGCCAAAATAGAGCCTCCGAAGTCTTCCATTGCGTATGCACAGCCTTCCTCAATTCCAAATGAGGCGAGCACACAGACGGAGCGGGTAATGGAGTCTCGCGGCATCGTTCAGCTGTCGATTTTTGACGAGCCGGCAGCGGCTAGTGAAGCTGAACCAGCTCGGAAGAAAGCAAGTCCAAAAGCAGAACAGCTTGCCGAGCAGCTCCGCAAGCTTGATTTATTTAACTTAACACCGATGCAGGCTATGCAATGGCTGAATGATATGAAAAGTAAGTTGAACAGCTAG
- a CDS encoding outer spore coat protein CotE, with product MTIADKQLQYREIITKAVCGKGRKFSTVTHTVTPPHNPTSILGAWIINHQYEAVRSGDGIEVIGTYDINIWYSYSKNSQTDVAKESVSYVEHVNLSYVDPKHRPSTVEVSAEVIQEPNCIEANISSNGSSVVIRVEREFAVELVAETKVCVAVLPGGCGDLDGKDLEFSLGDNDYEDLDPDLLDDEL from the coding sequence ATGACTATTGCAGATAAGCAGCTCCAGTACAGAGAAATAATTACGAAGGCTGTCTGCGGCAAAGGTCGTAAGTTTTCCACTGTAACCCATACCGTAACACCGCCTCATAATCCGACCAGTATACTGGGAGCATGGATCATTAACCATCAATATGAAGCGGTTCGTTCGGGTGACGGTATTGAGGTAATTGGTACTTACGATATCAACATTTGGTATTCGTACAGTAAAAACTCACAAACGGACGTTGCTAAGGAATCCGTGAGTTACGTTGAGCATGTTAACCTTTCCTATGTAGATCCGAAGCATCGGCCTTCTACAGTTGAGGTATCTGCCGAGGTGATTCAAGAGCCGAACTGTATCGAAGCGAATATTTCTTCGAACGGCTCGAGCGTCGTGATTCGTGTAGAGCGTGAGTTTGCGGTGGAGCTTGTTGCCGAGACTAAAGTTTGTGTGGCTGTTCTTCCAGGCGGTTGCGGCGACCTGGACGGCAAGGATTTGGAATTCAGCCTCGGCGATAATGATTATGAGGATTTAGATCCAGATTTGCTGGACGATGAGCTGTAA